The Caballeronia sp. Lep1P3 genome segment GACTGACAGGAGCACGGAAGTCATGGCTATCGTGCATGCCACCACTGCTTTCAGAACGGTGTTGTCCGGCTTGACGCTTGCGCCGTTCGCGAGACGCAAAGCGATGCAGGAAGCCGCCTCAACCGATACTCGTCTGCGCGACACGCTCGAATCCGTGCCGCTCGCGATGCTCGTGTTAGAGACAGATGCACGCATCGCATTCGTCAATGCAAGCGCGGAAAGGCTTCTTGGCTATACGCTCAATGAACTCGTCGGCAAGACAGTGAATCTCGTCATGCCGGCCTTGCAGATGAGCGATAGCGGAGCGGCGCAAATCTTCGCGTACCGCAAGGACAGCACACAATTTCTCGCTGATGTCGCGCTAAACGCGATGCCCGGTGAAAGCGGGCTTACGCTTGCGGTTGTCGTCGATCGCAGCGAGCGTTATGAACTTCAGCGCAATCGCCAGGAACTCGCGCATGTGACGCGCATATCGATGCTGGGCGAACTCGCGGCATCGCTTGCGCACGAACTCAATCAACCGCTTACTGCCATTCTTAGCAACGCACAGGCGGCACAGCGCTTCGTCAGTCGCGATCCGGTCGATCTCGACGAAGTGCGCGAGATTCTGCAAGACCTCGTTGCGGACACTAACCGCGCGAGCGAGATACTGCGGCGTATCCGTGCGCTCGTTAAGAAAGGAGAACTCGAGAGGGCGCCGCTTTCGGTCGCAAGCGTGATAAACGATGTAGCGCTGCTCGTTCATAGCGATGCTGTCGTGCGTGGCATTCGCGTCGTGCTGGACGTCGATGCGCATCTGCCGCTCGTGCGCGGCGACAAGGTTCAGTTGCAGCAGGTCGTGCTCAATCTGCTGCTCAACGCATTCGATGCAATGGATGAGTGTGCTATCGGCGAGCGCTTGGTGGTTGTTTCCGCCATGCGCGACGAAAGCGCCGTGCGCGTGGAAGTTCGCGATGCGGGACACGGCTTGCCCGCCGCATTCGTCAATCAGTTATTCAAGCCTTTCCATACGTCGAAGCGCGATGGCCTCGGACTCGGTTTGTCGATCAGCCGCTCC includes the following:
- a CDS encoding sensor histidine kinase, whose product is MAIVHATTAFRTVLSGLTLAPFARRKAMQEAASTDTRLRDTLESVPLAMLVLETDARIAFVNASAERLLGYTLNELVGKTVNLVMPALQMSDSGAAQIFAYRKDSTQFLADVALNAMPGESGLTLAVVVDRSERYELQRNRQELAHVTRISMLGELAASLAHELNQPLTAILSNAQAAQRFVSRDPVDLDEVREILQDLVADTNRASEILRRIRALVKKGELERAPLSVASVINDVALLVHSDAVVRGIRVVLDVDAHLPLVRGDKVQLQQVVLNLLLNAFDAMDECAIGERLVVVSAMRDESAVRVEVRDAGHGLPAAFVNQLFKPFHTSKRDGLGLGLSISRSIVEMHGGRIWARNNKERGATIAFTLPVEADMPAHSS